In Streptomyces nojiriensis, one genomic interval encodes:
- a CDS encoding response regulator, which produces MARLSVLIADGNPVVRAGLAAILCTAEDLDVIAQAADGREALSLTRRYAPDVILLDVRMPGVDGISALPHLVQLAPVLMLTYSREAEIICEALSLGAGGYLVHGEFTTDDLLRAVRDAPLGRPHFTPTAASALLAELRASSHPQRGVAQSSERMHNSVVFGLSSREVEIMDLIASGMSNQRIAAACFISEKTVKNHINRIFAKLQSATRSEAIARWLGTARPGVTGHG; this is translated from the coding sequence ATGGCCCGGCTGAGCGTGCTCATCGCGGACGGCAACCCGGTCGTCAGGGCGGGCCTGGCGGCCATCCTGTGCACGGCCGAGGACCTCGACGTCATCGCCCAGGCGGCGGACGGGCGCGAAGCACTGAGCCTGACCCGCCGGTACGCCCCGGACGTGATCCTGCTGGACGTCCGGATGCCGGGCGTGGACGGGATCTCCGCGCTGCCGCACCTGGTGCAGCTGGCACCCGTACTGATGCTGACGTACAGCAGGGAAGCCGAAATCATCTGCGAGGCCCTGTCGTTGGGGGCCGGCGGCTACCTCGTACACGGCGAGTTCACGACGGACGACCTGCTGAGGGCGGTACGCGACGCCCCGCTGGGCCGCCCCCACTTCACCCCGACGGCGGCGAGCGCCCTCCTGGCAGAGCTCCGGGCCTCTTCGCATCCGCAACGAGGTGTGGCACAGTCTTCTGAGCGGATGCACAACTCTGTTGTCTTCGGGCTGAGTTCCCGGGAGGTGGAGATCATGGATCTGATCGCGTCCGGGATGAGCAACCAGCGGATCGCGGCGGCCTGCTTCATCAGCGAGAAGACCGTCAAGAACCACATCAACCGCATCTTCGCGAAGCTCCAGAGCGCCACGCGCAGCGAGGCGATAGCCCGCTGGCTGGGAACCGCCCGTCCAGGAGTGACCGGTCATGGGTAG
- a CDS encoding pilus assembly protein TadG-related protein: MTTRQRFGDRGQAFPIYVVVVVGLLFAALAFFAIGQASVTRSNAQGAADAAALAAAREARDHLAPGLDLAVLKPGDWEGVLGGKRLYLDSGCEKAPSFAAMNDAEATCRRSALSFTVEVKTNRTVGESVIPGTDSMHGTANATAVIEPRCHLGLLPAPTKSPDPVDTGVEKPGPIKLRCKGGQEIDFDPLKPDPWRTLARALFDVRLTD, encoded by the coding sequence GTGACCACGCGGCAGCGATTCGGTGATCGAGGGCAGGCGTTCCCCATCTATGTTGTGGTGGTGGTAGGCCTGCTCTTCGCCGCGCTCGCCTTCTTTGCCATCGGTCAGGCGTCAGTCACCAGGAGCAACGCGCAGGGGGCAGCCGATGCAGCTGCGTTGGCGGCAGCCCGAGAGGCCAGAGACCACCTGGCGCCGGGGCTGGACTTGGCGGTGCTGAAGCCCGGGGACTGGGAAGGCGTCCTCGGAGGCAAGCGCCTGTACTTGGACAGCGGCTGCGAGAAAGCGCCGAGTTTCGCGGCTATGAACGATGCGGAAGCAACGTGCCGGAGGTCGGCTCTCAGTTTCACCGTTGAGGTTAAGACGAACCGAACGGTGGGGGAGTCGGTGATTCCCGGGACCGACTCAATGCATGGGACGGCCAACGCCACGGCTGTGATCGAGCCACGCTGCCACCTCGGTTTGCTTCCCGCACCCACCAAGTCGCCCGACCCCGTCGATACGGGTGTGGAGAAGCCGGGGCCGATCAAACTCCGTTGCAAGGGCGGCCAGGAAATCGACTTCGACCCGCTGAAGCCCGATCCGTGGCGCACGTTGGCGAGGGCCCTGTTCGACGTGAGACTGACCGACTGA
- a CDS encoding OmpA family protein produces MTNRQRTIAATAVVGLVIAGGHLIGATTAYADGVKPSVPPGTEPSAAAPVQIDSNAPGLKIPQGGTLAPVKVLDIAEVVEDLGGEQRRQETNQTVMMALQSEVLFPEDSAVFNAQAAARIQAIANEINTQKATRIRVFGFTDDQGSYEHGKELSKKRADAVQAELAKTVTDPNVVFDVRGYSEDYPIADNGTEEGRKKNRRVEITFPRSAGGG; encoded by the coding sequence ATGACAAATCGCCAGCGCACTATCGCCGCAACGGCCGTCGTAGGCCTTGTCATTGCCGGTGGGCACCTGATCGGCGCCACCACCGCGTACGCCGATGGCGTCAAGCCGTCCGTCCCCCCCGGCACCGAGCCGTCCGCCGCCGCGCCCGTGCAGATCGATTCCAACGCCCCCGGGCTGAAGATCCCGCAGGGCGGGACCCTCGCTCCCGTCAAGGTGCTGGACATCGCCGAGGTCGTCGAAGACCTCGGTGGGGAGCAGCGGCGGCAGGAGACCAATCAGACCGTCATGATGGCGCTGCAGTCCGAGGTGTTGTTCCCCGAGGACAGTGCCGTGTTCAACGCTCAGGCCGCCGCCCGGATCCAGGCCATCGCCAACGAGATCAACACGCAGAAGGCGACCCGCATCCGCGTCTTCGGGTTCACCGACGACCAGGGCAGCTACGAGCACGGCAAGGAGCTCTCCAAGAAGCGGGCCGATGCCGTGCAGGCCGAGCTGGCCAAGACCGTCACCGATCCGAACGTCGTCTTCGACGTCCGCGGCTACAGCGAGGACTACCCGATCGCCGACAACGGCACCGAGGAAGGCCGCAAGAAGAACCGCCGGGTCGAGATCACCTTCCCCCGCAGCGCGGGCGGCGGCTAG
- a CDS encoding carboxymuconolactone decarboxylase family protein, producing the protein MEARLNFYGNEVATKFARYINSAGKVISDSTLPHATQELVKLRASQINGCGFCTDMHFKDASHAGEDPVRLNLVAAWREAKVFTDAERAALELTEQGTRIADAAGGVTDAAWADAAKHYDEDQLAALVTLIALINAYNRMNVIVQQPAGDYQPGQFG; encoded by the coding sequence ATGGAAGCGCGTCTCAACTTCTACGGCAACGAGGTCGCGACCAAGTTCGCCCGGTACATCAACTCCGCGGGCAAGGTCATCTCGGACTCGACCCTGCCGCACGCCACGCAGGAGCTCGTGAAGCTCCGGGCCAGCCAGATCAACGGCTGCGGATTCTGCACCGACATGCACTTCAAGGACGCCTCACACGCCGGGGAGGACCCGGTGCGGCTGAACCTGGTCGCCGCCTGGCGCGAGGCGAAGGTGTTCACCGACGCCGAGCGGGCGGCTCTGGAACTGACCGAGCAGGGCACCCGCATCGCCGACGCGGCCGGCGGCGTCACGGACGCGGCGTGGGCCGATGCCGCCAAGCACTACGACGAGGACCAGTTGGCCGCACTGGTCACCCTCATCGCGCTGATCAACGCGTACAACCGCATGAACGTGATCGTCCAGCAGCCGGCGGGCGACTACCAGCCGGGCCAGTTCGGCTGA
- a CDS encoding TetR/AcrR family transcriptional regulator produces MDDEEARTRLLDAAEELFYRHGIQAVGMDRIRTASGVPLKRLYRVFPAKEALVTAYLERRDRRWLDSLRTAALAPAQPRARVLAVFDWLADWFAEPDFRGCAFLNAYGELGAAAPEIVRIHKAELRALLAGLTADPALADRLLILTEGATAVATLTPGPEPAHRAREIAELLLGE; encoded by the coding sequence ATGGACGACGAAGAGGCCCGCACCCGGCTCCTGGACGCGGCGGAGGAGCTGTTCTACCGGCACGGCATCCAGGCCGTCGGCATGGACCGCATCCGCACCGCCTCCGGGGTCCCCCTCAAGCGCCTCTACCGGGTCTTCCCGGCCAAGGAAGCCCTCGTCACGGCCTACCTGGAACGCCGCGACCGACGCTGGCTGGACTCCCTCCGCACCGCGGCCCTCGCCCCGGCCCAGCCGCGGGCACGCGTGCTCGCGGTCTTCGACTGGCTGGCGGACTGGTTCGCCGAGCCCGACTTCCGGGGCTGCGCGTTCCTCAACGCGTACGGGGAGCTGGGGGCGGCGGCCCCGGAGATCGTCCGCATCCACAAGGCGGAACTCCGCGCCCTGCTGGCCGGCCTGACCGCCGACCCCGCCCTCGCCGACCGGCTCCTGATCCTGACCGAGGGGGCGACGGCGGTGGCCACCCTGACCCCCGGCCCGGAGCCGGCCCACCGGGCCCGGGAGATCGCGGAGCTCCTCCTGGGAGAGTGA
- a CDS encoding nuclear transport factor 2 family protein, whose amino-acid sequence MTDIPAVRPPLPPFTEESARAKVQAAEDAWNSRDPERVALAYTEDSVWRNRDRFLTGRAEIRAFLADKWARELDYRLRKELWAFTGNRISVRFEYEWHDAGGQWFRSHGNEQWEFADDGLMRRREASINDVPIAPGDRRIA is encoded by the coding sequence ATGACCGACATCCCCGCCGTACGACCGCCCCTGCCGCCCTTCACCGAGGAGTCCGCGCGGGCCAAGGTCCAGGCCGCCGAGGACGCCTGGAACAGCCGCGATCCGGAGCGCGTCGCGCTCGCCTACACGGAGGACTCGGTCTGGCGCAACCGCGACCGCTTCCTCACCGGCCGCGCCGAGATCCGCGCGTTCCTCGCCGACAAGTGGGCGCGCGAGCTCGACTACCGGCTCCGCAAGGAGCTGTGGGCGTTCACCGGGAACCGCATCTCGGTCCGCTTCGAGTACGAGTGGCACGACGCCGGCGGCCAGTGGTTCCGCAGCCACGGCAACGAGCAGTGGGAGTTCGCGGACGACGGCCTGATGCGCCGTCGCGAGGCGAGCATCAACGACGTCCCGATCGCCCCCGGGGACCGCCGCATCGCCTGA
- a CDS encoding TetR/AcrR family transcriptional regulator gives MSSSSPQRRRGDTRQRIQDVALELFAEQGYEKTSLREIAERLEVTKAALYYHFKTKEDIIISLFEDLTRPIDELITWAEGQPRTLETKREVLRRYSEAMAGGAVLYRFMQENQATMRELTIGETVKKRLFALVELLRTQDGPLTDQVRCVSALFTLHAGMMFLQHVEGNPEETRLAALEVATDLITQAHHEHS, from the coding sequence ATGTCCAGCAGCAGTCCGCAGCGGCGTCGTGGCGACACGCGTCAGCGCATCCAGGACGTCGCACTGGAGCTCTTCGCCGAGCAGGGGTACGAGAAGACGTCACTGCGCGAGATCGCGGAGCGGCTGGAGGTCACGAAGGCGGCGCTGTACTACCACTTCAAGACCAAGGAAGACATCATCATCAGCCTCTTCGAGGACCTGACGCGGCCCATCGACGAGCTGATCACGTGGGCGGAGGGCCAGCCGCGCACCCTGGAGACCAAGCGCGAGGTGCTGCGCCGCTACAGCGAGGCGATGGCGGGCGGCGCCGTGCTGTACCGCTTCATGCAGGAGAACCAGGCGACGATGCGCGAGCTCACCATCGGCGAGACGGTGAAGAAGCGGCTCTTCGCCTTGGTGGAACTGCTCCGCACACAGGACGGCCCGCTGACGGACCAGGTCCGCTGCGTCAGCGCGCTGTTCACGCTGCACGCCGGGATGATGTTCCTCCAGCACGTCGAGGGCAACCCGGAGGAGACCCGCCTGGCGGCCCTGGAGGTCGCCACGGACCTCATCACCCAGGCCCACCACGAGCACTCCTGA
- a CDS encoding MDR family MFS transporter has protein sequence MVDKVKPAGTSEEVKPRSVRVVLMALMIAMLLAMLDNMIIGTAMPTIVGELGGLEHLSWVVTAYTLATAASTPIWGKIGDMYGRKGSFLTSIVIFLIGSALSGMAQDMGQLIGFRAIQGLGAGGLMVGVMAIIGDLIPPRERGKYQGMMAGVMALAMIGGPLVGGTITDHMGWRWSFYINLPLGAVALAMVTAVLHLPKKRAQGKIDYLGAALLTVAITSTVLVTTWGGTEYAWGSVEILALIVVGVLSTAAFLYAETKAAEPVMPLHIFRSRNFTLMSVIGFLVGFAMFGGVLYLPLFQQSVQGASATNSGLLLLPMLLSMMVVSLIAGRVTTSSGKYKIFPIAGGALLVVGMFLLATMDTGTTRLVSGLYMAVLGAGLGFLMQITMLVAQNSVEMKDMGVASSSATLFRTLGGSFGVALMGSLFTTRVTDTMAERLGPEAAGAAGSAQLDAASLAKLPEAVRDAYQHAVAAGTHSAFLLGAAIAVLGFAAAWFVKEVPLRGAGPAAPAGAADGEKAAPAAQESLAH, from the coding sequence ATGGTGGACAAAGTCAAGCCTGCGGGGACCTCGGAGGAGGTGAAGCCGCGCAGCGTGCGGGTCGTCCTCATGGCGCTCATGATCGCGATGCTGCTGGCCATGCTCGACAACATGATCATCGGTACCGCGATGCCCACGATCGTCGGCGAGCTCGGCGGTCTGGAGCACCTGTCGTGGGTGGTCACCGCGTACACGCTGGCCACCGCGGCCTCCACCCCCATCTGGGGCAAGATCGGCGACATGTACGGGCGGAAGGGCTCCTTCCTCACCTCGATCGTCATCTTCCTCATCGGTTCCGCGCTCAGCGGCATGGCCCAGGACATGGGCCAGCTGATCGGCTTCCGTGCGATCCAGGGCCTCGGCGCCGGCGGTCTGATGGTCGGCGTCATGGCGATCATCGGCGACCTGATCCCGCCCCGTGAGCGCGGCAAGTACCAGGGCATGATGGCCGGCGTGATGGCCCTCGCCATGATCGGCGGCCCGCTGGTCGGCGGCACCATCACCGACCACATGGGCTGGCGCTGGTCCTTCTACATCAACCTGCCGCTCGGCGCGGTCGCGCTGGCCATGGTCACCGCCGTGCTGCACCTGCCCAAGAAGCGGGCGCAGGGCAAGATCGACTACCTCGGCGCCGCGCTGCTGACCGTCGCGATCACCTCCACCGTCCTCGTGACGACCTGGGGCGGCACCGAGTACGCGTGGGGCTCCGTCGAGATCCTCGCCCTCATCGTCGTCGGCGTCCTGTCGACCGCCGCGTTCCTCTACGCGGAGACCAAGGCCGCCGAGCCGGTCATGCCGCTGCACATCTTCCGCAGCCGCAACTTCACCCTCATGTCGGTGATCGGCTTCCTCGTCGGCTTCGCGATGTTCGGCGGCGTGCTCTACCTCCCGCTGTTCCAGCAGTCGGTGCAGGGTGCCTCCGCCACCAACTCGGGCCTGCTGCTCCTGCCCATGCTGCTCTCGATGATGGTCGTCTCGCTGATCGCGGGCCGCGTCACCACCAGCAGCGGCAAGTACAAGATCTTCCCGATCGCGGGCGGCGCGCTCCTGGTCGTCGGGATGTTCCTGCTCGCGACCATGGACACCGGCACCACGCGCCTCGTGTCGGGCCTCTACATGGCCGTCCTCGGCGCCGGTCTCGGCTTCCTGATGCAGATCACCATGCTGGTCGCGCAGAACAGCGTCGAGATGAAGGACATGGGCGTCGCCTCCTCCTCGGCGACCCTCTTCCGTACGCTCGGCGGCTCCTTCGGCGTGGCCCTGATGGGCTCCCTCTTCACCACCCGGGTCACGGACACCATGGCCGAGCGCCTGGGCCCGGAGGCCGCCGGAGCCGCCGGCTCCGCCCAGCTGGACGCCGCGAGCCTGGCCAAGCTGCCCGAAGCGGTACGCGACGCCTACCAGCACGCGGTCGCCGCCGGCACGCACTCCGCGTTCCTGCTCGGCGCGGCCATCGCCGTACTGGGCTTCGCGGCGGCCTGGTTCGTCAAGGAGGTCCCCCTCCGCGGTGCGGGCCCGGCCGCCCCGGCCGGCGCCGCGGACGGCGAGAAGGCGGCTCCGGCCGCGCAGGAGTCGCTCGCGCACTGA
- a CDS encoding polysaccharide deacetylase family protein yields the protein MSFLARANNKGVRTGAAVVASAAAVAATVWGAAALFGPDGTAASQQNVARPGATDHSGRGDDGRPGQQPQGIPDGIAHASESGGNAVNITIDDGPDPRWTPKVLDVLRRHDVKATFCMVGPQAKAHPDLVKKVVAGGHRLCDHTMNHDTAMDKKPVAYQEQQILEAKKLIEEAAGGGAKVEYYRAPGGAFTPDSRRIAAAHGMRPLGWNVDTKDFGKPGTAAIVNAVKREIGNGPTVLFHDGGGDRAQTVDALDQVLTWLKEQGRPTGFPVRTAPDAPETADAPATPATPGAP from the coding sequence ATGAGCTTCTTGGCGCGCGCGAACAACAAGGGCGTCCGAACCGGTGCCGCCGTCGTGGCCTCGGCCGCCGCCGTGGCGGCGACCGTGTGGGGCGCGGCGGCCCTGTTCGGACCGGACGGAACCGCTGCCTCCCAGCAGAACGTGGCCCGGCCGGGCGCCACCGACCACTCCGGCCGCGGCGACGACGGCCGGCCCGGGCAGCAGCCGCAGGGGATACCCGACGGCATAGCCCACGCGTCCGAGAGCGGCGGCAACGCCGTCAACATCACCATCGACGACGGCCCCGACCCCCGCTGGACCCCGAAGGTGCTGGACGTCCTGCGGCGGCACGACGTCAAGGCGACCTTCTGCATGGTCGGGCCGCAGGCCAAGGCCCACCCCGACCTGGTGAAGAAGGTGGTCGCGGGCGGACACCGGCTCTGCGACCACACCATGAACCACGACACGGCCATGGACAAGAAGCCCGTCGCCTACCAGGAGCAGCAGATCCTGGAGGCGAAGAAGCTGATCGAGGAAGCCGCGGGCGGCGGCGCGAAGGTCGAGTACTACCGGGCCCCCGGCGGCGCGTTCACCCCCGACAGCCGGCGCATCGCAGCCGCGCACGGCATGCGGCCGCTCGGCTGGAACGTCGACACCAAGGACTTCGGCAAGCCGGGTACGGCCGCCATCGTGAACGCCGTCAAGCGCGAGATCGGCAACGGCCCCACCGTGCTCTTCCACGACGGCGGCGGCGACCGCGCCCAGACCGTCGACGCCCTCGACCAGGTGCTCACCTGGCTCAAGGAGCAGGGCCGGCCCACCGGCTTCCCCGTCCGCACCGCCCCGGACGCCCCCGAAACCGCAGACGCCCCCGCCACCCCCGCCACCCCCGGCGCCCCCTGA
- a CDS encoding nuclear transport factor 2 family protein: MAIAPARLSDPVVGALVAAVNAHDKDAFLAVLTADATMSDDGSDRDLQDWIDREIFDSGGHMDVQSESDGGRTLLVNYRNDTWGEMRTTWRFVIAPGGGRISRFETGQA; the protein is encoded by the coding sequence GTGGCCATCGCCCCCGCCAGACTGTCCGACCCGGTGGTCGGCGCCCTCGTCGCCGCCGTCAACGCACACGACAAGGACGCCTTCCTCGCGGTCCTGACCGCCGACGCGACCATGTCCGACGACGGCTCCGACCGCGATCTGCAGGACTGGATCGACCGGGAGATCTTCGACTCCGGCGGCCACATGGACGTCCAGTCCGAGTCCGACGGCGGCCGCACCCTGCTCGTGAACTACCGCAACGACACCTGGGGCGAGATGCGCACCACCTGGCGCTTCGTGATCGCCCCCGGAGGCGGCCGGATCAGCCGCTTCGAGACCGGCCAGGCCTGA